A single Methylomonas sp. AM2-LC DNA region contains:
- a CDS encoding undecaprenyl-phosphate glucose phosphotransferase — MNQIRSKGLIRPLHSQLQGLTRAVDSLLIVGSLLASLKVYNIPLAPEYLFVSLSSIVLFSLFAENQEIYHGWRGAPMFDEAIRILFSWLATFVFIFTGLYLSSDTFHFSRTVIELWLPLVPLLIILVHSTRRAILAYLRRHGLNSRNYAILGANSLGQRLKTALTDMPWLGYTFVGYYDDRTFGKDSRLDESQQTAGNFKDLLSMAQNGEIDHIYITLPLRAERRINQLIQELADSTVSVNIVPDFFTFNLIQSKWSNVQGIPVVSVFDTPFNAMNGATKRIEDLILCLIILPIIFFPMLAIAIAIKSTSPGPVIFKQRRYGIKGEQIEVWKFRSMSVCENGDNIKQATANDSRVTPLGSFLRRTSLDELPQFLNVLQGTMSVVGPRPHAIAHNEYYRKQIQGYMLRHKVKPGITGQAQINGCRGETDTIEKMEARIHHDLEYLRHWSLWLDVKIVFMTLYKGFIGKQVY; from the coding sequence ATGAATCAGATACGTTCAAAAGGCTTGATCAGACCTTTACATTCTCAGTTGCAGGGTCTTACACGTGCTGTTGATAGTTTGCTGATTGTTGGTTCGCTATTAGCTTCTTTAAAGGTTTATAACATTCCCTTAGCTCCAGAGTACTTATTTGTTAGTTTAAGTAGCATTGTACTTTTTAGCCTGTTTGCTGAAAATCAGGAGATTTATCATGGTTGGCGTGGTGCGCCCATGTTTGATGAGGCAATACGGATTTTGTTTTCATGGTTAGCAACATTTGTGTTTATCTTTACGGGATTATATTTATCCAGCGACACCTTTCATTTTTCAAGGACCGTAATTGAGTTGTGGCTGCCATTGGTGCCTTTGTTAATTATCCTTGTTCATTCAACACGTCGAGCTATATTGGCTTACTTGAGACGACATGGTTTAAATAGTCGTAACTACGCTATATTGGGGGCTAATAGTCTGGGGCAAAGATTAAAAACAGCTTTGACTGATATGCCTTGGTTAGGCTACACCTTTGTCGGATACTATGATGATCGTACTTTTGGTAAGGACTCCCGGCTTGACGAATCGCAGCAGACGGCTGGTAATTTTAAAGACTTGTTGTCGATGGCTCAAAATGGTGAGATAGACCACATCTATATCACTTTACCTCTGCGTGCAGAAAGAAGAATCAATCAGTTGATTCAGGAATTGGCGGATAGCACCGTTTCTGTAAACATCGTGCCAGATTTTTTTACCTTTAATTTAATTCAGTCGAAATGGAGTAATGTACAAGGTATCCCAGTAGTCAGTGTATTTGATACGCCATTTAATGCGATGAACGGGGCAACAAAACGTATAGAAGATCTAATATTGTGTTTAATTATTTTGCCCATTATTTTTTTTCCGATGTTGGCTATTGCCATAGCGATAAAGTCCACATCGCCAGGCCCCGTCATTTTTAAACAGAGACGATATGGCATCAAAGGCGAACAAATCGAAGTTTGGAAATTCAGGTCTATGTCGGTCTGTGAGAACGGTGATAATATTAAACAGGCAACTGCCAACGATAGCCGGGTTACGCCTTTAGGTAGTTTTTTAAGACGCACTTCTTTGGATGAGTTGCCTCAGTTTTTAAATGTACTGCAAGGCACAATGTCTGTAGTGGGACCACGTCCGCATGCCATTGCGCATAACGAGTATTATCGTAAACAAATTCAAGGCTATATGCTACGTCATAAGGTTAAACCGGGTATCACTGGGCAGGCACAAATTAATGGATGTAGGGGGGAAACTGATACGATTGAAAAAATGGAGGCCCGTATTCATCACGATCTAGAATATTTGCGGCATTGGTCTTTGTGGTTGGATGTTAAAATTGTGTTTATGACTTTATATAAAGGTTTTATTGGCAAACAAGTTTATTAA
- a CDS encoding DUF2058 domain-containing protein, which translates to MKKPQTLSLQEQLLQSGLASDAKAKQVKTDKRKQSKLQRSQGIEIVDELKINLEQTRLQQAERDRELNLLRKQTEEKKALLAQIKQIVTLNRIEQDVNGVLYQFNHLNKVKTVYVSENVRLALISGRIGIICVDNQYEMVPAEIARKIVSRDAESVVLLNENSQEVHATEDPYAAYQIPDDLIW; encoded by the coding sequence ATGAAAAAACCACAAACATTATCTTTACAGGAGCAACTTCTCCAATCTGGCCTGGCTAGTGATGCAAAAGCCAAACAAGTTAAAACTGACAAGCGTAAGCAGTCCAAGCTACAGCGCAGTCAAGGTATTGAAATTGTTGATGAATTAAAGATTAACCTGGAACAAACCCGCTTGCAGCAAGCAGAACGCGACCGAGAACTCAATCTGCTACGCAAACAAACTGAGGAAAAAAAAGCCTTATTGGCACAAATTAAACAAATCGTCACCCTTAATCGTATCGAACAGGATGTCAATGGCGTCCTATACCAATTTAACCATCTGAATAAGGTCAAAACAGTCTATGTCAGCGAAAATGTTCGTTTAGCTTTAATTTCTGGTCGAATTGGAATTATTTGTGTTGATAACCAATATGAAATGGTACCCGCAGAAATCGCGCGTAAAATAGTGTCTCGCGATGCAGAAAGCGTAGTTCTGCTCAATGAAAATAGTCAAGAAGTGCATGCCACGGAAGATCCTTATGCGGCTTATCAAATTCCTGATGATCTAATTTGGTAA
- the pyrF gene encoding orotidine-5'-phosphate decarboxylase: MTNSAFISTKAIPVRERLIMALDVSSIAEAQNLVEELGDAVVFYKVGMELFMSGDYFGFIDWLKARDKKVFVDLKFFDIPATVGRAIKALSIKGVDLATIHGNDAIMEAAVQNKGNLKVLAVTALTSLDRGDLDDLGFQCNITDLVLSRAKRAFQIGCDGIVSSGLEAPLIREQLGQNLLVITPGIRPVDNREDDDQKRAVSVDEAIQNGADFLVVGRPIRDAIDRKAMAEKIQTQIAAHFKELR; this comes from the coding sequence ATGACAAACTCTGCATTTATCTCTACAAAAGCCATTCCTGTTCGCGAGCGACTAATCATGGCGTTGGATGTATCCAGTATTGCCGAAGCACAAAATTTAGTTGAAGAACTAGGGGATGCGGTTGTTTTTTATAAGGTAGGCATGGAACTGTTCATGTCTGGAGATTATTTCGGATTTATCGACTGGTTAAAAGCCCGCGATAAAAAAGTTTTTGTAGATTTAAAATTTTTTGACATACCCGCCACCGTAGGTAGGGCAATAAAAGCCTTAAGCATTAAAGGCGTCGATTTAGCCACTATTCATGGTAATGATGCCATCATGGAAGCCGCAGTTCAAAACAAAGGCAATTTGAAAGTTTTAGCGGTTACCGCATTGACTAGCCTTGACCGAGGTGATCTTGACGATCTGGGATTTCAATGTAACATTACAGATTTAGTGTTATCCCGTGCAAAACGCGCTTTCCAAATTGGTTGCGATGGCATTGTGTCGTCTGGATTGGAAGCCCCTCTGATAAGAGAACAACTAGGACAAAACCTGTTGGTCATCACACCTGGAATTAGGCCTGTTGATAATCGCGAGGACGATGACCAAAAACGTGCCGTCAGTGTTGATGAAGCCATTCAAAATGGGGCTGATTTTCTGGTAGTTGGCAGGCCAATCCGAGACGCCATTGATCGTAAAGCAATGGCAGAAAAAATTCAGACTCAAATTGCTGCCCATTTTAAAGAGTTAAGATAA
- a CDS encoding outer membrane protein assembly factor BamD, protein MRFLLVKIIFLASLILILSGCETLGGLFDKGSSSSKEKEDEFANWDEKKFHDEARTALDKKSYQRAVALYEALEARYPFGEYAPQAQINVAYAYYKNDDPEAAIAAADRFIKTHPRNPNVDYAYYLKGLVNYNRGIGFIDRFLPTDSSQRDPGSARDSFDNFQELIRRFPNSQYAPDAKQRMTALRNNLGMYEIHVADFYMRRKAYEAAINRANYVLKEFPRTPAIPIALQMMADGYRKLGLEDMAADADRVFKLNYPNGAPMGDYKDEGVIQKIWDTMGLDHH, encoded by the coding sequence ATGCGATTTCTTTTAGTAAAAATTATTTTTCTTGCAAGTTTAATCTTAATTTTATCAGGCTGTGAAACCCTGGGAGGGTTATTTGACAAGGGCTCATCATCCAGTAAAGAAAAAGAAGATGAGTTTGCCAACTGGGATGAAAAAAAATTCCATGACGAAGCAAGAACCGCTTTGGATAAAAAAAGTTACCAGAGAGCCGTTGCTTTATACGAAGCATTAGAAGCTCGTTATCCTTTTGGCGAATATGCTCCGCAAGCACAAATAAATGTGGCTTATGCTTATTACAAAAATGACGATCCAGAAGCGGCCATTGCGGCAGCAGATCGGTTTATTAAAACCCACCCACGCAATCCTAATGTCGATTATGCCTATTATTTGAAAGGCTTGGTGAATTATAATCGTGGGATTGGTTTTATTGATCGTTTCTTACCAACCGACTCATCGCAACGCGATCCGGGAAGCGCCCGCGATTCTTTTGACAATTTTCAGGAGTTAATTCGTCGTTTTCCCAATAGCCAATATGCACCCGATGCAAAACAACGTATGACAGCACTACGAAATAATCTGGGTATGTACGAAATTCATGTTGCTGATTTTTACATGCGCCGCAAAGCTTATGAAGCAGCAATCAATCGTGCAAATTATGTTCTGAAAGAATTTCCGCGCACTCCTGCAATTCCAATTGCATTGCAAATGATGGCAGACGGTTATCGAAAACTGGGTTTAGAAGATATGGCTGCGGATGCTGATCGAGTATTTAAACTCAATTATCCTAACGGAGCACCGATGGGTGATTATAAGGATGAAGGCGTTATTCAAAAAATATGGGATACCATGGGCTTAGATCACCATTAA
- a CDS encoding shikimate kinase, with protein sequence MNKMENIYLIGLMGVGKTTIGKQLAKALHRPFYDSDKIIEQSTGTSISTIFSYEGEEGFRIREQSVIAELTALQGIVMATGGGAILKAENREAIKQTGFVVYLYCSIDKILYRTRHDTQRPLLQTANPKQRLQSLLAQREPLYKECANFKIDSGSIPGKTVVKTILQQYRTALDNHERIDS encoded by the coding sequence ATGAATAAAATGGAGAATATCTACCTTATTGGTTTAATGGGGGTTGGTAAAACCACCATAGGAAAACAACTTGCCAAAGCCTTACATCGCCCGTTTTATGATAGCGATAAAATTATTGAGCAAAGCACTGGTACGAGTATTTCCACTATATTCTCCTACGAAGGCGAAGAAGGCTTTAGAATTCGTGAGCAAAGTGTCATTGCCGAATTGACTGCTTTGCAAGGTATCGTCATGGCAACCGGCGGAGGAGCGATCCTTAAAGCTGAAAATCGTGAAGCCATAAAACAAACGGGTTTCGTGGTCTATTTATATTGTTCAATAGATAAAATACTTTACCGAACCCGACACGACACTCAAAGACCTTTGTTGCAAACGGCCAACCCCAAACAGCGCTTGCAATCATTGCTTGCTCAACGAGAACCACTTTATAAAGAATGTGCTAACTTTAAAATAGATTCCGGTTCTATTCCTGGTAAAACCGTCGTTAAAACCATTCTACAACAGTATCGAACAGCTTTGGACAATCATGAAAGAATTGATAGTTGA